A region of Sneathiella limimaris DNA encodes the following proteins:
- a CDS encoding MBL fold metallo-hydrolase, whose translation MTLKPTIEFVNHASVLVQHDGIGVLSDPWFFGSVFHQGWSLLHETPDEEVRDLLKRTTHIWLSHEHPDHFSPPFFMKFRDEILAQGIVILFQTTDDGRVTEFLRGKGFSVREIPEAETLALAPDFKLQIYKSDLYDSALLMEVAGQKIFNLNDCPLHEQKDLDDFVARYGTCDLLLTQFSYAAWKGGRDRADWRRRAAGSKLTVMKKQIAALQPKVCLPFASFVYFSNTLNAYMNDEVNSPQKVLAAFEREKTPLLFMKPAEVQELTALKPDQQSVAWWQERFEAVSELPLTEFEEHFEVADLRRSYQLYQQRIFRQNSKSIMWLANKLLPLKPFGVTHVRLLDQQKTVRIEMLGDLQESSEFPDVEMHSASLDFLFKNDFGLDTLFVNGCFEEAFEDGFSRFAKCFAVGNLNAMGLSVRFSLLFRLEVIRLLLQKMKTVRNNMHGSAKNRGD comes from the coding sequence ATGACGCTGAAACCGACCATTGAATTTGTAAATCATGCATCTGTACTTGTTCAGCATGACGGGATTGGGGTGCTTTCTGATCCGTGGTTTTTTGGGTCGGTGTTTCATCAGGGGTGGTCGCTTCTTCATGAAACCCCGGACGAGGAGGTTCGGGACCTGCTCAAGAGAACGACCCATATCTGGCTGAGCCATGAGCATCCGGATCATTTTTCGCCGCCGTTTTTCATGAAGTTTCGAGATGAAATTCTGGCGCAGGGTATCGTTATTTTGTTTCAGACAACAGATGATGGCCGGGTGACTGAATTCTTGCGGGGAAAAGGGTTTTCCGTTCGGGAAATCCCTGAGGCGGAAACACTTGCCCTTGCACCCGACTTCAAATTGCAAATTTATAAGAGCGATCTTTATGACAGCGCTTTGCTGATGGAGGTGGCCGGCCAGAAAATTTTCAATCTCAATGATTGTCCGCTTCATGAGCAAAAAGACTTGGATGATTTTGTTGCCCGATATGGAACCTGCGATTTGTTGCTGACCCAGTTCAGCTATGCAGCGTGGAAAGGCGGACGAGATCGGGCTGATTGGCGCCGCCGGGCGGCAGGGTCCAAGCTAACGGTTATGAAGAAACAAATTGCGGCGCTTCAACCCAAAGTCTGCCTGCCTTTTGCCAGCTTCGTTTATTTCTCCAACACCCTCAATGCCTATATGAATGACGAGGTGAATAGCCCTCAAAAAGTGTTAGCGGCTTTTGAGAGAGAGAAAACCCCCCTTCTTTTCATGAAACCGGCAGAGGTGCAGGAACTAACCGCGCTCAAACCTGATCAGCAGAGTGTTGCATGGTGGCAGGAGCGGTTTGAGGCCGTGAGCGAACTGCCGCTTACTGAATTTGAGGAGCATTTTGAGGTTGCTGACCTGCGGCGGTCTTATCAGCTTTATCAGCAGCGGATATTTCGGCAAAACTCGAAATCGATCATGTGGCTTGCCAATAAACTGCTGCCGCTGAAACCCTTCGGCGTCACTCATGTCCGACTGCTGGATCAGCAGAAAACGGTGCGCATAGAGATGCTGGGGGATCTTCAGGAAAGCTCAGAGTTTCCGGATGTAGAGATGCATTCCGCGTCTTTGGACTTTCTGTTCAAGAATGACTTTGGTCTGGACACCCTGTTTGTGAATGGCTGTTTCGAAGAAGCCTTCGAGGATGGATTTTCCCGCTTCGCGAAATGTTTTGCAGTCGGTAATTTGAACGCTATGGGTCTTTCCGTTCGATTTTCCCTGCTGTTTCGTCTGGAAGTCATCCGCCTTTTACTTCAGAAAATGAAGACAGTGCGGAACAATATGCATGGCTCAGCCAAAAATCGTGGTGATTAG